From a region of the Thermomonas sp. HDW16 genome:
- a CDS encoding ABC transporter ATP-binding protein has protein sequence MPPPLPTAQLNLRQRFSAMRNIPPFLREIWGTSKPLTIAAIGIRLIRAFLPIITLYIGKLIIDEAVRLIGLGVAHELQAAWRSGALNHLIALLGIEFALAIGSDLLGRLVSYVDSVLSEKFTNATSIRLMEHAATLDLEDFEDADLQDKLDRARRQTMGRMSLMGQLFGQAQDVITVISFAAGLLAYAPWLMVLLAVALIPAFVGESHFNALNYSLNFQWTPERRQLEYLRQMGASVETAKEVKIFNLNRFFIERFRTLSQKFFEANRKLAGRRAFWGTLLAALGTLGYYVAYAYIAWRTVRGDFTIGDLTFLAGSFRRLRQLLESLLTGFSQVASQALYLDDLYSFFEVKPEIASKPDALPIPNPIRSGFVFDNVGFRYEGAERWALRGLSFELHAGEVLALVGENGAGKTTLVKLLARLYDPDEGRILLDGRDLKDYDLDDLRANIGVIFQDFVRYHLTAAENIGVGQIDAMDDRERVERAARKGMAEEVVASLPRGYDQVIGRRFKDGVDLSGGQWQKIAIARAYMRNAQVMILDEPTAALDARSEFEVFERFKELSDNKTAVLISHRFSSVRMADRILVLADGKVEASGTHAQLMAQGGRYAELFELQAAGYR, from the coding sequence ATGCCCCCACCCCTGCCTACAGCCCAACTCAACCTGCGCCAGCGCTTCAGCGCGATGCGCAATATCCCGCCGTTCCTGCGCGAGATCTGGGGCACCAGCAAGCCGCTGACCATTGCCGCCATCGGCATTCGTCTGATCCGCGCCTTCCTGCCGATCATCACCCTGTACATCGGCAAGCTGATCATCGACGAGGCCGTGCGCCTGATCGGCCTGGGCGTGGCACATGAACTGCAGGCCGCCTGGCGGTCCGGCGCACTCAACCACCTGATCGCCCTGCTCGGCATCGAATTCGCGCTGGCGATCGGCTCCGACCTGCTGGGCCGGCTGGTGAGTTACGTGGATTCGGTGCTGTCGGAGAAATTCACCAACGCCACCAGCATCCGCCTGATGGAACACGCGGCCACGCTGGACCTGGAGGATTTCGAGGACGCCGACCTGCAGGACAAGCTGGATCGCGCACGCCGGCAAACGATGGGCCGGATGAGCCTGATGGGCCAGTTGTTCGGCCAGGCACAGGACGTGATCACCGTGATCAGCTTCGCCGCCGGCCTGCTGGCCTATGCGCCGTGGCTGATGGTACTGCTGGCCGTCGCGCTGATCCCAGCCTTCGTCGGCGAATCGCACTTCAACGCATTGAACTATTCGTTGAATTTCCAGTGGACGCCGGAGCGCCGCCAGCTGGAATACCTGCGACAGATGGGCGCCAGCGTGGAGACCGCGAAAGAGGTCAAGATCTTCAACCTCAATCGCTTCTTCATCGAACGCTTCCGCACGCTGTCGCAGAAGTTCTTCGAGGCCAACCGCAAGCTGGCCGGACGGCGCGCGTTCTGGGGCACCCTGCTCGCCGCGCTGGGCACGCTGGGCTATTACGTGGCCTATGCCTACATCGCCTGGCGCACCGTGCGCGGCGATTTCACCATCGGCGATTTGACCTTCCTCGCCGGCAGTTTCCGCCGCCTGCGGCAATTGCTGGAAAGCCTGCTGACCGGGTTCTCGCAGGTGGCGAGCCAAGCCTTGTATCTGGACGACCTGTATTCGTTCTTCGAGGTGAAGCCTGAAATCGCCTCGAAGCCGGATGCATTGCCGATACCCAACCCGATCCGCAGCGGCTTCGTGTTCGACAACGTCGGCTTCCGCTATGAAGGTGCGGAACGCTGGGCGCTGCGTGGACTGAGCTTCGAGTTGCACGCCGGTGAAGTTCTGGCGCTGGTCGGCGAGAACGGTGCTGGCAAGACCACCCTGGTGAAGTTGCTGGCGCGGCTGTACGACCCGGACGAGGGCCGCATCCTGCTCGATGGCCGCGACCTCAAGGATTACGACCTTGACGACCTGCGCGCGAATATCGGGGTGATCTTCCAGGACTTCGTGCGCTACCACCTGACCGCGGCGGAGAACATCGGCGTGGGCCAGATCGATGCGATGGACGACCGCGAGCGTGTCGAACGCGCCGCACGCAAGGGCATGGCGGAGGAAGTCGTCGCCTCGCTGCCGAGGGGCTACGACCAGGTCATCGGCCGTCGCTTCAAGGATGGCGTGGATCTGTCCGGCGGGCAGTGGCAGAAAATCGCGATTGCGCGGGCTTACATGCGCAATGCGCAGGTGATGATCCTGGACGAACCCACCGCCGCGCTGGATGCGCGCAGCGAATTCGAGGTATTCGAACGCTTCAAGGAACTGTCCGACAACAAGACTGCGGTGCTGATCAGCCACCGTTTCAGCAGCGTGCGCATGGCCGACCGCATCCTGGTGCTGGCCGATGGCAAGGTCGAGGCCAGCGGCACGCATGCCCAGCTGATGGCACAAGGCGGACGCTACGCCGAACTGTTCGAATTGCAGGCGGCCGGTTACCGCTGA
- a CDS encoding fumarate hydratase, which yields MTDRNAVSIKQEDLIQSIADGLQYISYYHPVDYIKSLSAAYEREASPAAKDAIAQILINSRMCAEGHRPICQDTGIVTVFLEIGMDVRWDDATMGVEDMVHEGVRRAYNHPDNKLRASVLADPAGKRTNTKDNTPGVVNVKIVPGNTVDVIVAAKGGGSEAKSKFAMLNPSDSIVDWVLKTVPTMGAGWCPPGMLGIGIGGTAEKAMLLAKESLMEAIDITELQQRGASNRAEELRLELYEKVNALGIGAQGLGGLTTVLDIKVKDYPTHAANLPVAMIPNCAATRHAHFTLDGSGPVMLEPPSLEDWPQLTYNPQNARRVDLDTVTKEDVASWKPGEVLLLNGKLLTGRDAAHKRMVGMLNRGEELPVDLRGKFIYYVGPVDPVRDEVVGPAGPTTATRMDKFTEQVLAQTGLMGMVGKAERGPVAIEAIKQHQSAYLMAVGGAAYLVSKAIKAAKVVGFADLGMEAIYEFTVKDMPVTVAVDSTGESVHQTGPREWQARISSGMLGKIPVVIT from the coding sequence ATGACCGACCGCAACGCCGTTTCGATCAAGCAGGAAGACCTGATCCAGTCCATCGCCGATGGCCTGCAATACATCAGCTACTACCACCCGGTCGACTACATCAAGAGCTTGTCCGCCGCCTACGAGCGCGAGGCATCGCCGGCGGCGAAGGACGCCATCGCGCAGATCCTGATCAATTCGCGGATGTGCGCCGAAGGCCACCGGCCGATCTGCCAGGACACCGGCATCGTGACCGTGTTCCTCGAGATCGGCATGGACGTGCGCTGGGACGACGCCACCATGGGCGTCGAGGACATGGTCCACGAAGGCGTACGTCGCGCCTACAACCACCCGGACAACAAGCTGCGCGCCAGCGTGCTGGCCGATCCGGCGGGCAAGCGCACCAACACCAAGGACAACACGCCGGGCGTGGTCAACGTGAAGATCGTGCCCGGCAACACGGTGGACGTGATCGTCGCCGCCAAGGGTGGCGGTTCGGAAGCCAAGTCCAAGTTCGCGATGCTCAATCCGTCCGATTCCATCGTCGACTGGGTGCTGAAGACCGTGCCCACGATGGGCGCCGGCTGGTGCCCGCCGGGCATGCTCGGCATCGGCATCGGCGGTACCGCCGAGAAGGCGATGCTGTTGGCGAAGGAATCGCTGATGGAAGCCATCGACATCACCGAGCTGCAGCAGCGCGGCGCTTCCAATCGCGCGGAAGAGCTGCGGCTCGAGTTGTACGAAAAGGTCAACGCGCTGGGCATCGGCGCACAGGGCCTGGGTGGCCTGACCACGGTGCTCGACATCAAGGTCAAGGATTACCCGACTCACGCGGCCAACCTGCCGGTGGCGATGATCCCGAACTGCGCGGCGACCCGCCACGCGCATTTCACCCTCGACGGCAGCGGCCCGGTGATGTTGGAGCCGCCGTCGCTGGAAGACTGGCCGCAGCTGACCTACAACCCGCAGAACGCGCGCCGGGTTGATCTTGATACGGTCACCAAGGAAGACGTGGCCAGCTGGAAGCCGGGTGAAGTGCTGTTGCTCAACGGCAAGCTGCTGACCGGCCGCGACGCTGCGCACAAGCGCATGGTGGGAATGCTCAATCGCGGCGAAGAATTGCCGGTCGATCTGCGCGGCAAGTTCATCTACTACGTGGGCCCGGTCGATCCGGTGCGCGATGAAGTCGTCGGCCCCGCCGGCCCGACCACGGCCACCCGCATGGACAAGTTCACCGAACAGGTGCTGGCGCAGACGGGCCTGATGGGCATGGTCGGCAAGGCCGAACGCGGCCCGGTCGCGATCGAAGCCATCAAGCAGCACCAGTCTGCCTATCTGATGGCGGTCGGTGGCGCGGCCTACCTGGTGTCGAAGGCGATCAAGGCGGCCAAGGTGGTCGGTTTCGCCGACCTCGGCATGGAGGCGATCTACGAATTCACGGTCAAGGACATGCCGGTGACCGTGGCGGTGGATTCGACCGGTGAATCCGTGCACCAGACTGGCCCGCGTGAGTGGCAGGCGCGGATTTCCAGCGGAATGCTCGGCAAGATCCCGGTGGTCATCACATGA